Within the Myxococcota bacterium genome, the region GTGACCTCGGCGATGTTGCGCACCTGGCTGGTCAGGTTGCCGGCCATGGCGTTCACGGAGTCGGTCAGGTCCTTCCATGTGCCGGCGACGCCGGGCACCACGGCCTGTCCGCCGAGCCGGCCCTCGGTGCCGACCTCGCGCGCCACGCGAGTCACCTCGCCCGCGAACGAGCGCAGCTGCTCGACCATGGTGTTCAACGTGTCCTTCAGCAGCAGGATCTCGCCGCGCACGTCGACGGTGATCTTCTTGGAGAGATCTCCGTTGGCGATCGCGGTGGCGACCTCGGCGATGTTGCGCACCTGGCTGGTCAGGTTCGACGCCATGAAGTTCACGGAGTCGGTCAGGTCCTTCCACGTGCCGCCGACGCCGGGCACCTGAGCCTGGCCGCCGAGCTTGCCGTCGGTGCCGACCTCACGCGCGACACGAGTCACTTCGCTCGCGAACGCGTTCAGCCGGTCGACCATGGTGTTGAGCGTCTCCTTGAGCAAGAGGATCTCGCCCGACACGTTGACGGTGATCTTCTTCGACAGGTCGCCGTTGGCGATCGCGGTCGCGACCTCGGCGATGTTGCGCACCTGGCTGGTCAGGTTCGACGCCATGAAGTTCACGGAGTCGGTCAGGTCCTTCCACGTGCCCCCGACGCCGGGCACGTGCGCCTGGCCGCCGAGCTTGCCCTCGGTGCCGACCTCGCGCGCCACGCGAGTCACTTCGCCGGCGAAGCCGTTCAGCTGGTCGACCATCGTGTTCAGCGTCTCTTTCAGCTGCAGAATCTCGCCGGACACGATGACCGTGATCTTCTTCGACAGGTCGCCGTTCGCGATCGCGGTCGCGACGTCGGCGATGTTGCGCACCTGAGCGGTCAAATTGGACGCCATGGAGTTGACGTTGTCGGTCAGGTCCTTCCAGGTGCCCGCGACGCCGGGCACCTGGGCCTGGCCGCCCAGCTTGCCGTCGGTGCCGACCTCGCGCGCCACGCGAGTCACTTCCGCGGCGAACCCGTTCAGCTGGTCGACCATGGTGTTCAAGGTCTCTTTCAGCTGCAGGATCTCACCGCGCACGTCGACCGTGATCTTGCGCGACAGGTCGCCCTGCGCGACCGCGGTGGCGACCTCGGCGATGTTGCGCACCTGCGCCGTGAGGTTGGTCGCCATGGAGTTCACCGAGTCGGTCAGGTCCTTCCACGTGCCTGCCACGCCGGGCACCTGGGCCTGGCCGCCCAGCTTGCCGTCGGTGCCGACCTCGCGCGCCACGCGAGTCACTTCGGCGGCGAACGCGTTCAGCTGGTCGACCGTGGTGTTCATGGTCTGCTTGAGCTGCAGGATCTCGCCCGACACGTCGACCGTGATCTTCTTGGACAGGTCGCCGTTGGCGATCGCGGTGGACACCTCGGCGATGTTCCGCACCTGCGCGGTGAGGTTGTTCGCCATGGAGTTCACCGAGTCGGTCAGGTCCTTCCACGTGCCCGCCACGCCCAGCACTTTGGCCTGGCCGCCCAGCCGGCCCTCGGTCCCGACCTCGCGCGCCACGCGAGTCACTTCGCTCGCGAACGCGTTCAGGCGGTCGACCATGGTGTTGAGCGTCTCCTTGAGCAACAGGATCTCGCCCGACACGTTGACGGTGATCTTCTTCGACAGGTCGCCGTTGGCGATCGCGGTCGCGACCTCGGCGATGTTGCGCACCTGGCTGGTCAGGTTCGACGCCATGAAGTTCACGGAGTCGGTCAGATCCTTCCACGTGCCGCCGACGCCGGGCACCTGGGCCTGGCCGCCCAGCTTGCCCTCGGTGCCGACCTCGCGCGCCACGCGAGTCACCTCGCCGGCGAAGGCGTTCAGCTGGTCGACCATGATGTTCATGGTGTTCTTCAGCTCGAGGATCTCGCCGCGCACGTCG harbors:
- a CDS encoding HAMP domain-containing protein yields the protein MSSPTPSDSPTPRKRRARENGATNGSAPHASPSDLRELLRALDAVRDGDFSARLPTDWAGLEGKIADRFNELVALNQDLASELARVGEVVGKEGKTRQRMRVIRTRGAWAAMQASYNQLIDDLVRPNAEVTRAIAAVAQGNLLQTVELEVDGRRLEGDFLRSAAIVNTMIQQLGVVTSEVTRVAREVGTDGKLGGQAHVPGVSGVWKDLTESVNSMASNLTGQVRNIADVTIAVANGDLSRKITVDVRGEILQLKEATNTMVDQLRSFASEVTRVAREVGTEGRLGGQAVVPGVAGTWKDLTDSVNAMAGNLTSQVRNIAEVTTAVARGDLSRKITVDVRGEILELKNTMNIMVDQLNAFAGEVTRVAREVGTEGKLGGQAQVPGVGGTWKDLTDSVNFMASNLTSQVRNIAEVATAIANGDLSKKITVNVSGEILLLKETLNTMVDRLNAFASEVTRVAREVGTEGRLGGQAKVLGVAGTWKDLTDSVNSMANNLTAQVRNIAEVSTAIANGDLSKKITVDVSGEILQLKQTMNTTVDQLNAFAAEVTRVAREVGTDGKLGGQAQVPGVAGTWKDLTDSVNSMATNLTAQVRNIAEVATAVAQGDLSRKITVDVRGEILQLKETLNTMVDQLNGFAAEVTRVAREVGTDGKLGGQAQVPGVAGTWKDLTDNVNSMASNLTAQVRNIADVATAIANGDLSKKITVIVSGEILQLKETLNTMVDQLNGFAGEVTRVAREVGTEGKLGGQAHVPGVGGTWKDLTDSVNFMASNLTSQVRNIAEVATAIANGDLSKKITVNVSGEILLLKETLNTMVDRLNAFASEVTRVAREVGTDGKLGGQAQVPGVGGTWKDLTDSVNFMASNLTSQVRNIAEVATAIANGDLSKKITVDVRGEILLLKDTLNTMVEQLRSFAGEVTRVAREVGTEGRLGGQAVVPGVAGTWKDLTDSVNAMAGNLTSQVRNIAEVT